One Paenarthrobacter aurescens TC1 DNA window includes the following coding sequences:
- a CDS encoding putative chromosome partitioning protein (ParB) (identified by match to protein family HMM PF02195; match to protein family HMM TIGR00180), whose translation MSEKRRGLGRGLGALIPSSAAAQGNGAAPSRPVDLFFPEARKTAEPTVETSLEDSGAADSKPAAAKTSTSLGGAAEGAAAAKSRSKTSAARSSNAGTSTPPKSASKPAASRAAAAKDSADSKGSTAAAAPASSHSAPDVELVEVPGARFAEIPVGDIHPNRKQPRSVFDEDDMAELVHSVREIGVLQPIVVRTSTEKGGEPYELVMGERRWRAVQAAGLETIPAIVRDTTDDDLLRDALLENLHRSQLNPLEEAAAYQQLLEDFGTTHEQLADRIGRSRPQVSNTLRLLKLPPLVQRRVAAGVLSAGHARALLALPDAAAMERMAQKIVAEGMSVRATEESVALYQDPTTPAKSSIPKPNARHERLDYLASSLSDRLDTNVKITLGARKGRVSIEFASVEDLNRIMDVLGPGAED comes from the coding sequence CGGCCGCGGCCCAGGGAAACGGTGCCGCACCATCCCGTCCCGTGGATCTGTTCTTCCCCGAAGCGCGGAAGACAGCGGAGCCGACAGTTGAGACCTCTCTCGAAGATTCGGGCGCTGCAGATTCCAAGCCAGCTGCAGCAAAGACGTCTACATCATTAGGCGGTGCCGCAGAGGGCGCTGCAGCCGCGAAGTCCCGGAGCAAGACCTCGGCTGCCAGGTCCTCCAACGCCGGGACATCCACACCCCCGAAATCTGCTTCCAAGCCGGCCGCTTCGCGTGCTGCTGCCGCTAAGGATTCTGCCGACTCGAAAGGGTCGACGGCGGCTGCCGCGCCTGCGTCTTCCCACTCGGCTCCAGACGTCGAGTTGGTGGAGGTCCCCGGAGCCCGGTTTGCCGAGATCCCCGTCGGCGACATCCATCCGAACCGCAAACAACCTCGTTCGGTCTTCGATGAAGACGACATGGCTGAGCTTGTGCACTCTGTACGCGAAATCGGCGTGCTCCAGCCAATTGTTGTGCGTACTTCAACCGAAAAGGGTGGAGAACCGTACGAGTTGGTCATGGGTGAGCGTCGTTGGCGTGCAGTCCAGGCCGCGGGACTCGAAACAATCCCTGCGATTGTTCGTGATACCACCGACGATGACCTTCTTCGCGATGCTCTTCTGGAAAACCTTCACCGTAGCCAGCTGAATCCCTTGGAAGAAGCAGCGGCCTATCAGCAGCTCTTGGAGGACTTCGGAACCACGCACGAGCAGTTGGCTGACCGAATTGGTCGCTCCCGTCCACAGGTTTCCAACACTCTGCGACTGCTCAAGCTCCCGCCTTTGGTTCAGCGGCGCGTTGCCGCCGGAGTTCTGTCCGCTGGGCACGCACGTGCTCTGCTCGCACTCCCGGACGCTGCGGCGATGGAACGTATGGCCCAGAAGATCGTGGCGGAGGGCATGTCAGTTCGAGCTACCGAGGAATCAGTTGCTCTGTACCAAGATCCCACCACGCCCGCTAAGAGCAGCATCCCCAAGCCCAACGCTCGGCACGAACGCCTGGATTACCTGGCCTCGTCACTCTCGGACCGTTTGGATACAAACGTGAAGATCACCTTGGGTGCCCGTAAAGGTCGCGTGAGTATTGAGTTCGCCAGCGTTGAGGATCTCAACCGCATCATGGATGTCTTAGGCCCTGGCGCAGAAGACTAG